One genomic window of Corynebacterium diphtheriae includes the following:
- the secA2 gene encoding accessory Sec system translocase SecA2 — translation MAGFRWFWDAMGGKNTRNQTKSKNIVAQAAKRGVQFASLSDADVVARAHECAQHSDDESRADLLALLSIGAQRSLSMNPFNVQLQAVLRILEGDVIHMATGEGKTLVGAMASVGYALQGKRVHSITVNDYLAERDAEWMGDLVRYFGLTVSAVTESLNTEQRRRAYASSIVYAPVTEIGFDVLRDQLVTQRSHAVQNGADVAIVDEADSVLIDEALVPLVLAGNEPGTAPAGRITEIVRRLKENEHYSVDADRRNVSLNDKGAALVEQVLGIQSLYDDAHVGTTLVQVNLALHAQALLIRDVHYIIRDGKIALIDASKGRVAQLQRWPDGVQAAVEAKEGLVVTEGGRILDTLTLQSLMGRYPIVCGMTGTAVEATDQLRQFYDLRVSVIEPHKQSQRFDEADRVYATQAEKFRALVKEIELLHTTGQPVLIGTSDVSESEELAQALQARDITVNVLNAKNDAEEAQIIAEAGDIGRVTVSTQMAGRGTDIRLGGANEKDRDAVVAKGGLAVIGSSRHRSSRLDNQLRGRAGRQGDPGLSLFFVSLEDDVVVVGGAGEEIKALPDADGRIDSKRITDFVAHCQRVTEGQLLEIHSQTWKYNKLLADQRVIIDERRARLLDTDQAWVELSEAVPEKAHKLSDKLDPAILVQAAREVMLYHLDRCWSDHLALMDHVRESIHLRTIARETPLDEYHRIAVREFKQLAQRAVDLAVETFRDVTIDQDGAHLADAGLTRPSATWTYMVSDNPLSNNNRSVINGIGSIFR, via the coding sequence GTGGCTGGATTCCGTTGGTTTTGGGATGCGATGGGTGGGAAAAATACCCGCAATCAAACGAAGAGTAAAAACATCGTTGCCCAAGCTGCTAAGCGTGGTGTGCAGTTTGCTTCTCTTTCAGACGCAGATGTGGTTGCACGCGCACATGAGTGTGCTCAGCACTCAGACGATGAAAGCCGCGCCGATCTTTTAGCGTTGTTATCAATTGGGGCCCAGCGCTCCTTGTCTATGAATCCTTTTAATGTGCAGCTGCAGGCAGTGCTGCGCATTCTAGAAGGCGACGTAATCCATATGGCTACTGGTGAAGGTAAAACCCTAGTTGGGGCAATGGCCTCAGTCGGATACGCGTTGCAGGGGAAGCGAGTTCACTCAATAACCGTAAATGATTATTTGGCGGAGCGTGATGCTGAGTGGATGGGTGATCTTGTTCGATATTTCGGGCTCACAGTCAGCGCGGTGACAGAATCTCTTAATACTGAGCAACGCCGTCGCGCGTATGCATCTTCGATTGTTTATGCGCCAGTGACTGAAATTGGCTTTGATGTATTGAGGGATCAGTTGGTTACGCAGCGTAGCCACGCCGTCCAAAACGGAGCAGATGTTGCGATCGTGGACGAAGCGGACTCAGTGCTTATCGACGAAGCTCTCGTGCCACTTGTCTTAGCCGGAAATGAACCTGGTACGGCCCCAGCTGGCCGGATTACCGAAATTGTGCGGCGCCTAAAAGAAAACGAGCATTACAGTGTGGATGCAGACCGGCGGAATGTATCACTAAATGATAAAGGTGCTGCGTTGGTGGAACAGGTGCTTGGTATTCAAAGTCTTTACGATGATGCTCATGTAGGGACAACGCTCGTACAAGTGAATTTAGCGCTACATGCGCAGGCATTACTTATTAGAGATGTTCATTACATCATTCGAGATGGAAAGATTGCTCTTATTGACGCCTCCAAAGGTCGTGTTGCTCAGCTACAGCGTTGGCCTGATGGAGTTCAAGCAGCTGTAGAGGCTAAAGAAGGATTAGTCGTTACTGAAGGCGGTCGAATCCTCGATACTCTCACGCTCCAATCGCTGATGGGGCGATATCCAATTGTTTGCGGCATGACTGGAACGGCTGTCGAAGCTACGGATCAATTGCGACAGTTTTATGACCTTCGAGTATCAGTGATTGAACCGCACAAACAGTCCCAACGGTTTGATGAAGCTGACCGCGTTTATGCCACCCAAGCTGAAAAATTTCGAGCGCTGGTGAAAGAGATTGAGTTGCTTCATACCACTGGACAACCAGTTTTGATTGGTACTAGCGATGTCTCAGAATCTGAAGAATTAGCGCAAGCCTTACAGGCACGAGACATCACGGTCAATGTATTGAACGCTAAAAATGACGCGGAAGAAGCACAGATCATTGCGGAGGCGGGAGACATCGGCCGGGTGACGGTTTCTACTCAGATGGCTGGCCGTGGAACCGATATTCGCCTCGGTGGGGCAAACGAAAAAGATAGGGACGCAGTAGTAGCAAAGGGGGGACTTGCGGTTATCGGATCCAGTCGTCACCGCAGTTCCCGTTTGGATAATCAGCTGCGTGGTCGTGCCGGTCGGCAAGGCGACCCAGGCCTTTCTCTGTTTTTCGTGTCTTTAGAAGACGACGTCGTTGTCGTAGGCGGTGCCGGAGAAGAAATTAAAGCCTTGCCGGATGCTGATGGTCGCATTGATTCCAAGAGAATTACTGATTTTGTAGCGCACTGTCAACGTGTAACCGAAGGGCAGTTACTGGAAATTCATTCTCAAACATGGAAATACAATAAATTGTTGGCGGATCAACGAGTCATTATCGATGAGCGTCGTGCGCGACTTCTCGATACTGATCAGGCGTGGGTGGAGCTATCAGAGGCGGTGCCTGAAAAAGCTCATAAATTGAGCGACAAATTAGATCCAGCGATTCTTGTTCAGGCTGCACGAGAGGTCATGCTCTATCATCTTGACCGCTGTTGGAGTGATCACCTAGCACTTATGGATCATGTCCGTGAGTCCATACATTTACGTACTATTGCACGAGAAACTCCGCTTGATGAATATCACCGAATTGCAGTACGAGAGTTTAAACAGTTAGCGCAACGTGCGGTTGATCTTGCTGTAGAGACTTTTCGGGACGTAACTATTGACCAAGACGGAGCGCATTTGGCGGACGCTGGCCTAACGCGGCCATCTGCAACGTGGACCTACATGGTTAGCGATAATCCGCTTTCAAATAATAATCGTTCAGTAATAAATGGAATAGGAAGTATTTTTAGATAG
- the odhI gene encoding oxoglutarate dehydrogenase inhibitor Odhl, with amino-acid sequence MSDNTGAPDVQVETTSVFRADLLKEMESGAGAATASGSDVTPPAGAGMLVVKRGPNAGARFLLDRPTTTAGRHPESDIFLDDVTVSRRHAEFRRQDGSFEVVDVGSLNGTYVNREPRNSEVLSSGDEVQIGKFRLVFIEGPRA; translated from the coding sequence ATGAGCGACAACACCGGTGCTCCCGACGTTCAGGTCGAGACCACTTCCGTTTTCCGTGCAGATTTACTCAAGGAAATGGAATCGGGGGCAGGGGCAGCTACAGCATCAGGAAGTGATGTGACTCCACCTGCAGGTGCAGGCATGCTGGTCGTCAAGCGTGGGCCCAATGCCGGCGCTCGTTTCTTGCTCGACCGTCCAACAACAACAGCTGGTCGCCATCCTGAAAGTGACATTTTCTTGGATGATGTCACAGTGTCTCGCCGTCACGCTGAATTCCGACGTCAAGACGGATCATTTGAGGTCGTTGACGTCGGAAGCCTCAACGGCACCTACGTTAATCGTGAGCCACGTAACTCTGAAGTACTTTCCAGTGGTGATGAAGTGCAGATTGGTAAGTTCCGTTTGGTCTTCATTGAGGGGCCTCGCGCGTAG
- a CDS encoding MerR family transcriptional regulator yields the protein MSALPQRNDSGSAGSYQPRPQSSSLSSSKKTMSIGVVLAKITAEFPDVTVSKIRYLESEGLITPQRTSTGYRRFTQDDVERLRYILVTQRDNYLPLKVIREQLEAMDSGAVTPISRGSDNAPLISPESFRTSVVTRLSDSDVAARAQVSESEVSELAEAGLIRPDSSGFFTADDVQVVSVAVQLKEFGFDVRHLKSLRNLASRHADLISRATTPVARSQSESARQRAEEMSQQLSALVVSLNATMLRSMLRDELNR from the coding sequence ATGAGTGCACTTCCGCAACGAAATGATTCAGGTTCGGCTGGTTCTTACCAGCCTAGGCCGCAGTCATCGTCGCTGTCTTCGTCGAAAAAGACGATGTCGATTGGTGTCGTGCTCGCAAAAATCACTGCGGAATTTCCTGATGTCACGGTGTCGAAAATTCGTTACCTCGAGTCCGAAGGGCTAATTACTCCCCAGCGCACTTCAACCGGATATCGTCGATTTACCCAAGATGATGTCGAACGGTTGCGCTACATCCTCGTTACACAGCGGGATAACTATTTGCCGCTTAAGGTTATTAGGGAGCAACTTGAGGCAATGGATTCTGGCGCGGTCACGCCTATTTCGCGTGGCAGTGACAATGCCCCTCTCATTAGCCCAGAGTCATTCCGCACTTCGGTGGTCACTAGGCTTTCCGATAGCGATGTTGCGGCGAGAGCCCAAGTTTCCGAATCCGAAGTAAGTGAACTTGCCGAAGCGGGATTGATTAGACCGGATTCTTCAGGTTTCTTTACCGCGGATGATGTACAAGTGGTATCGGTCGCGGTGCAGCTGAAGGAATTTGGTTTCGATGTTAGGCACCTCAAGTCATTGCGTAATCTTGCTTCGCGCCATGCCGATTTAATTTCTCGCGCTACAACGCCTGTCGCTCGTTCTCAAAGTGAGAGCGCGCGTCAACGTGCAGAAGAAATGTCACAGCAACTTAGCGCATTGGTAGTATCATTGAATGCTACGATGCTGCGTTCGATGTTGCGCGATGAGCTGAACCGTTAA
- a CDS encoding bifunctional nuclease family protein, with protein MAFRQVEYKGVHFFPPEDDACLVFSWSERRRILPIWVDVEEGIRLSERSEHGAPRRPLAHDVLIETINRMGGSVEAIRVVSYYEGVFICSLVLDNQEEIDCRPSDAIAISELIGVAISVDDEVLNQASVFVPESDMEAYLGFVFPKDVHDELDSDPTKSQADADFSNLMESLGVSEQDLLGSDDFGDDSFDLGDS; from the coding sequence ATGGCTTTTCGCCAAGTTGAATATAAAGGCGTCCATTTTTTCCCACCAGAAGATGATGCTTGTTTAGTTTTCTCCTGGTCAGAACGGCGCCGAATTCTTCCCATTTGGGTTGATGTTGAAGAAGGCATCAGACTTTCAGAGCGAAGTGAGCATGGAGCTCCTCGTAGGCCGTTGGCACACGATGTGCTCATTGAAACCATTAACCGTATGGGGGGTAGCGTCGAGGCAATCCGTGTAGTGAGTTACTACGAAGGTGTCTTTATCTGTTCATTAGTGCTTGATAATCAAGAAGAAATTGATTGTCGACCAAGTGATGCGATTGCGATTTCAGAATTGATTGGCGTTGCAATCTCTGTAGATGATGAAGTCCTTAACCAAGCTAGCGTTTTCGTTCCTGAATCCGATATGGAAGCCTATTTAGGATTTGTTTTTCCTAAAGATGTTCATGATGAACTAGATTCGGATCCCACCAAATCTCAAGCAGATGCAGATTTTTCCAACCTTATGGAAAGTCTTGGTGTAAGTGAGCAGGATCTTTTGGGATCGGATGACTTTGGGGACGATTCTTTTGATCTGGGGGATAGCTAA
- a CDS encoding MerR family transcriptional regulator, whose translation MEEMRDNDVPVQQALFDMGPDEEVGYRVPIACQVAGITYRQLDYWARTKLVEPTIRTARGSGSQRLYSFKDILVLKIVKRLLDTGISLQNIRLAVDKLRNRGVDDLAEITLVSDGTTVYECRSNEEVIDLLGGGQGVFGIAVPGIVRELTGTISSFPSEKISDFLSNSPAAGGIDELAARRLRKTS comes from the coding sequence ATGGAAGAAATGCGCGACAACGATGTCCCAGTGCAACAAGCACTTTTTGATATGGGACCCGATGAAGAAGTCGGCTATCGTGTTCCTATTGCATGCCAAGTGGCGGGAATTACGTATCGTCAATTGGATTATTGGGCTCGTACTAAATTAGTAGAACCGACAATTCGCACTGCACGAGGATCGGGATCTCAACGGCTGTACTCTTTTAAAGACATTCTGGTGTTGAAGATTGTCAAGCGACTTCTGGATACTGGAATTTCCCTGCAAAACATTCGTCTCGCTGTAGACAAATTGCGTAATCGTGGAGTGGATGATTTGGCGGAAATTACGCTTGTTTCGGATGGTACTACGGTGTATGAGTGCCGTTCGAATGAAGAGGTAATTGATCTCCTCGGCGGTGGTCAAGGTGTGTTTGGGATCGCAGTACCTGGAATTGTTCGAGAGCTTACCGGAACTATTTCTTCATTCCCTTCAGAAAAGATCAGCGATTTTTTGTCCAATAGCCCAGCTGCGGGCGGAATAGATGAGTTAGCAGCACGTCGCCTTCGGAAGACGTCGTAA
- a CDS encoding vWA domain-containing protein → MAKHSDGKNNYRLSPSVIAIAIVIVLVAAGVFLWTQAKREDSAKSSCINGNLTLPIATNNKEVASQIIDAYNSSGRVTRDYCVRAELTDSVAHAGVYLSDESDHQVNQVLSAEKRSPATLEWPTVATDQVGIARREDATEDAPVTYPVKSDAVSSALVAAFTHNNDASAATKMLRDFSETTIDSAVAQSAPKIVVSKSETPQGYSFEEIQNLSKPLRAVALNPTDSVNEEVVRAGADFGTAIAANTPDAQKPQKLSQEVATAAEILASLTDSSPAVDSQSNQSPRDILMLLDTSEYINGVSTDGIRWFDAASHGLINLAQKQEERGKAIGLWNYSSPLTPGITQGWRSNLNFDTLDAARQVKDVLGNFGTGGQPQTLAATSAALNYAVEHAQHAGNTSVVIVFTGTNDSFTGLAESVRKAQESHVSLHAIQIGDGQDDTNIAQAAKDTNGSYVHATSAAELDRAIASTTK, encoded by the coding sequence ATGGCTAAGCATTCGGACGGGAAAAACAACTATCGACTTTCGCCCAGTGTGATCGCGATAGCGATCGTCATCGTACTGGTAGCCGCTGGTGTTTTCTTGTGGACCCAGGCAAAACGAGAAGACTCTGCAAAATCCTCCTGTATCAATGGGAACTTAACGCTTCCTATTGCGACCAATAACAAGGAGGTAGCAAGCCAAATTATCGATGCCTACAACTCTTCAGGGCGGGTCACTCGCGACTACTGTGTTCGTGCTGAACTAACCGATTCTGTCGCTCATGCTGGGGTTTACCTTAGCGACGAAAGTGATCATCAGGTCAACCAAGTGTTGTCAGCAGAAAAACGGTCACCGGCAACTTTAGAATGGCCGACAGTCGCAACTGACCAAGTGGGGATAGCTCGTCGTGAAGATGCCACAGAAGATGCGCCCGTTACCTACCCGGTGAAGTCCGATGCAGTGTCTTCAGCGCTCGTTGCTGCTTTTACCCACAATAATGATGCTTCTGCTGCGACCAAAATGCTACGTGATTTTAGTGAAACAACAATTGATTCTGCTGTCGCTCAATCAGCGCCAAAGATTGTCGTGTCGAAATCTGAAACTCCGCAAGGATATTCATTTGAAGAAATTCAAAACCTGTCGAAACCGCTACGCGCAGTAGCTCTAAACCCTACCGATTCGGTTAATGAGGAAGTTGTTCGGGCAGGAGCAGACTTTGGTACAGCAATTGCGGCAAACACACCTGATGCTCAAAAACCACAAAAATTGTCACAAGAGGTCGCAACTGCAGCAGAAATTTTGGCTTCACTCACTGATAGTTCACCAGCTGTAGATTCACAATCCAATCAGAGTCCTAGAGATATCCTGATGCTTCTCGATACCTCAGAGTACATCAATGGTGTGAGCACAGATGGAATCCGTTGGTTCGATGCAGCATCACATGGGCTCATTAATCTTGCCCAAAAGCAAGAAGAACGCGGTAAAGCCATAGGACTGTGGAATTATTCTTCCCCACTGACTCCTGGAATTACCCAAGGCTGGCGGTCGAACCTTAATTTCGATACCCTTGACGCTGCTCGCCAAGTCAAAGATGTCCTCGGAAATTTTGGAACTGGCGGGCAACCACAGACTCTTGCGGCAACATCAGCAGCCTTAAATTATGCTGTAGAGCATGCACAGCATGCTGGAAATACAAGCGTGGTCATTGTGTTCACAGGAACAAATGACTCATTCACCGGATTAGCTGAATCAGTCAGAAAAGCTCAAGAATCTCACGTTTCACTTCATGCGATTCAAATCGGCGATGGACAAGATGATACGAACATCGCGCAAGCTGCAAAAGACACCAATGGCAGCTACGTGCACGCAACATCGGCGGCAGAACTAGATAGAGCTATTGCTTCCACAACGAAGTAA
- a CDS encoding hemolysin family protein — translation MSLSSTVLLIVLLLLANAYFVASEFALVSSRKDRIENLIAQGQPRAQKVLLSMEHLSIMLAACQFGITICSLILGKVAEPAIAHFIEQPFHSLGLPAHLLHPVSFIIALGIITFLHILAGEMVPKNIALAGPETLALWLIPSLLWFMRLTRPIIAVMNWLARISLRAVGIEQKDELESAVDPDQLVTMLSESRSEGYLDAEEHARLNKALRVEDRSLQEVMIPLNKVRSLNFGMRGPLLQELETAVAETGFSRFPVTGKDGSYLGYVHIKDVLDRFDHSSPDTIIHRSEIRPLIIVDAAGTMDEALQSMHSKSAHMAQVRDRGLLLGVITLEDLIEEYVGTFSDWTHEQS, via the coding sequence ATGAGTCTCAGTAGCACCGTTTTACTGATTGTTCTTTTGCTCCTTGCCAATGCTTATTTCGTCGCATCCGAATTTGCACTTGTCTCTTCGCGCAAAGATCGAATTGAGAATCTGATAGCTCAAGGACAGCCACGGGCGCAAAAAGTCTTGCTGTCCATGGAGCATCTTTCTATCATGCTTGCGGCATGCCAATTTGGTATTACGATATGTTCCCTAATTTTAGGCAAAGTTGCCGAACCAGCTATTGCACATTTTATTGAGCAACCATTCCATTCCCTTGGATTACCTGCTCATCTGCTCCACCCGGTTTCATTCATCATCGCACTAGGTATCATTACTTTCCTTCATATTCTCGCCGGAGAAATGGTTCCGAAAAATATTGCACTTGCAGGGCCAGAAACTCTTGCACTTTGGCTGATTCCATCGCTGCTATGGTTCATGCGTTTGACAAGGCCCATCATTGCAGTAATGAACTGGCTAGCTCGTATAAGTTTGCGCGCCGTCGGGATTGAACAAAAAGACGAACTTGAATCCGCCGTAGACCCAGACCAGCTAGTGACCATGCTCTCCGAGTCTCGATCAGAGGGCTACCTCGACGCAGAAGAACATGCACGGTTGAATAAAGCACTCCGAGTTGAAGATAGGTCTCTTCAAGAGGTCATGATTCCTCTCAACAAAGTGCGTTCCCTCAACTTTGGAATGCGGGGACCACTTCTCCAAGAATTAGAAACTGCTGTTGCAGAAACTGGGTTTTCACGTTTTCCAGTGACAGGAAAAGACGGCTCGTATCTCGGTTATGTGCACATCAAGGACGTACTGGATCGTTTTGATCATTCCAGTCCTGACACCATCATTCATCGCTCAGAGATCCGGCCATTAATCATCGTTGATGCAGCTGGAACTATGGATGAGGCCTTGCAATCGATGCACTCCAAGTCAGCGCACATGGCCCAAGTTCGTGATCGCGGCCTCCTCCTAGGCGTTATCACCCTAGAGGATCTCATCGAGGAATACGTTGGAACCTTCTCCGACTGGACACACGAACAATCATGA
- a CDS encoding hemolysin family protein, whose amino-acid sequence MDILLSILSLLGFVLLTASTGLFVAIEFALTSLERSTIETEVKERGDKKSRAVQRDYQNLSFVLSGAQLGITITTLATGYLAEPVLAKFLTPLLELMGLEASTSVAVALVLALMIATFLSMVFGELLPKNVAITNPMGTARHVVGPVNAFNTVFKGFIKFLNHSANWAVRKMGIEPADELATARSTQELTAIVKSSAETGDIDENTALVLDRSLKFGETTAGELMTPRSTVEVLSAEDTVLDLIALAIETGHSRFPVIRGDLDDTIGVVHFKDAFSVPEDQRHVIPLSSIARPVPIIPESLDGDAVLNAVRSAGSQIILVADEYGGTSGLITIEDVVEEILGEVYDEHDDADAERDFNKFGNSWEVSGLARIDEVAKTIGYVAPDGPYETLGGLVMQVLGRIPETNDELLLPESDNPALAEFESGYSCRWLAKVSAMEDRRVDKVIISPLQDDEVPQYEKEQNS is encoded by the coding sequence ATGGACATTCTGTTAAGTATCCTCTCGCTCTTAGGTTTTGTGCTTCTCACCGCCAGCACAGGACTTTTCGTTGCCATTGAGTTTGCGCTCACCAGTTTGGAGCGCTCAACCATTGAAACCGAAGTAAAGGAGCGTGGGGATAAAAAATCTCGGGCGGTACAACGCGATTATCAAAATCTCTCCTTCGTCTTGTCTGGTGCCCAATTAGGTATCACCATCACTACCCTTGCAACGGGTTATCTAGCAGAACCAGTTCTTGCAAAGTTTTTAACACCGCTTTTGGAATTGATGGGATTGGAAGCGTCGACAAGCGTAGCTGTCGCTTTAGTGTTGGCGTTGATGATCGCAACGTTCTTGTCAATGGTGTTTGGCGAACTCCTGCCCAAAAACGTTGCAATCACAAACCCTATGGGTACCGCGCGCCACGTCGTCGGACCAGTTAATGCCTTCAATACCGTATTTAAGGGCTTTATCAAGTTTTTAAATCACTCGGCTAACTGGGCAGTACGAAAAATGGGAATCGAGCCAGCCGATGAGCTCGCCACAGCTCGTTCCACTCAAGAGCTCACGGCCATCGTCAAAAGTTCTGCGGAAACTGGCGATATTGATGAAAATACAGCTCTTGTTCTTGACCGCTCACTCAAATTTGGTGAGACAACTGCCGGTGAGTTGATGACTCCTCGGTCTACAGTTGAAGTTCTCTCAGCAGAAGACACCGTTCTTGACCTCATCGCATTAGCAATAGAGACAGGACACTCACGCTTCCCAGTCATTCGTGGCGACCTAGACGATACGATCGGCGTCGTCCATTTTAAAGATGCATTTTCTGTTCCTGAAGATCAGCGCCACGTAATTCCATTAAGTTCAATAGCACGCCCTGTGCCCATTATCCCTGAAAGCCTAGATGGTGATGCCGTCCTCAATGCAGTGCGTTCTGCTGGATCCCAAATCATCCTCGTTGCAGATGAATACGGTGGAACTTCAGGCCTTATCACAATCGAAGACGTCGTTGAAGAAATCCTCGGTGAGGTTTATGACGAGCATGACGATGCAGACGCAGAACGTGATTTCAACAAATTTGGCAATAGTTGGGAAGTTTCCGGCCTAGCCCGTATCGATGAAGTTGCCAAAACAATTGGATACGTCGCCCCAGACGGCCCCTATGAGACTCTCGGTGGATTAGTAATGCAAGTCCTAGGACGAATCCCTGAAACTAACGACGAACTACTACTACCTGAAAGTGACAATCCAGCATTAGCTGAATTCGAATCCGGTTACAGTTGCCGCTGGCTCGCTAAAGTCTCCGCCATGGAAGATCGCAGAGTAGACAAGGTAATTATTTCACCGCTGCAAGATGATGAAGTACCCCAGTATGAAAAGGAACAGAATTCATGA
- a CDS encoding DEAD/DEAH box helicase, whose protein sequence is MTSFLDLGLPSGIVQVLSRLGIVNPFPIQEAAIPDAISGRDILGRGPTGSGKTFTFGLPMITRLQESGVSKPGKPRGLILVPTRELAAQVRERLEEPASAMGLRVLEVVGGVSIKRHITSLASPVDILVATPGRAQDLINQGKLSLSEVEISTLDEADQMADMGFLPQVTKLLELTPKTAQRLFFSATLDGDVNKLVDRFMSDPVTHSTTAVKATVETMSHYRFHVGDREARNSIVEKIAGRDGKTIMFMRTKHGVDRQVKKLRRIGINAAGLHGDKGHNTRAAALVGFADGSVPVLVATDIAARGIDIDDVDLVVHVDPPAAHKAYVHRAGRTARAGTVGKVVTLVMDNQREEVDKLLGKAGVSPVIVDVHADSAELTNITGARKRNGKALQPFGAQQKTSQRGKKQETTAQANQPKRGKSSSFRTRQSKKKRPIATFGGHKKKDGQKGRS, encoded by the coding sequence ATGACTTCTTTTCTCGACCTCGGACTTCCTAGTGGTATCGTCCAGGTTCTATCCCGCCTAGGCATTGTTAATCCGTTCCCTATTCAAGAGGCGGCTATTCCCGATGCGATAAGCGGACGAGATATTCTCGGACGAGGTCCCACAGGCTCAGGTAAAACTTTTACTTTCGGCCTACCCATGATTACTCGACTGCAAGAATCTGGAGTGTCAAAGCCTGGTAAACCACGCGGACTCATCTTAGTTCCTACCCGTGAGCTCGCCGCCCAAGTTCGCGAACGTTTGGAAGAACCTGCTTCTGCTATGGGCTTACGTGTCCTCGAGGTAGTAGGCGGCGTCAGCATCAAGCGACACATCACATCACTAGCCTCTCCAGTCGACATTCTGGTAGCAACTCCAGGACGCGCCCAAGATCTGATTAATCAAGGAAAACTTTCCCTATCTGAGGTAGAGATCTCTACGCTTGATGAAGCCGATCAGATGGCAGACATGGGCTTTCTACCACAGGTAACCAAGCTACTGGAACTTACCCCGAAGACTGCTCAGCGATTGTTTTTCTCAGCAACACTCGATGGAGACGTGAATAAACTGGTCGATCGTTTCATGTCGGATCCAGTAACTCACTCGACCACCGCAGTAAAAGCAACCGTAGAGACTATGTCGCACTACCGATTCCATGTGGGCGACAGAGAAGCACGAAATTCTATAGTAGAAAAAATTGCTGGTCGCGACGGCAAAACAATCATGTTCATGCGCACGAAACATGGTGTTGATCGCCAAGTAAAGAAACTTCGCCGCATTGGTATAAACGCAGCTGGTTTACATGGCGATAAAGGACACAACACACGCGCTGCCGCCCTAGTTGGTTTCGCGGACGGCAGCGTTCCAGTGCTTGTTGCCACTGATATCGCAGCCCGAGGAATCGATATTGACGATGTCGATCTAGTAGTTCACGTAGATCCCCCAGCTGCGCACAAAGCTTACGTGCATAGGGCAGGCAGAACCGCCCGCGCCGGGACAGTCGGTAAAGTTGTCACACTTGTCATGGATAACCAACGTGAGGAAGTAGACAAGCTCCTCGGCAAAGCCGGAGTCTCTCCTGTTATCGTCGATGTGCATGCTGATTCAGCTGAGCTGACGAATATTACTGGGGCCCGCAAGCGTAATGGCAAAGCGTTGCAACCATTCGGTGCGCAGCAAAAAACTTCACAGCGCGGAAAGAAACAAGAGACAACTGCACAGGCAAATCAGCCCAAGCGCGGCAAATCTTCTTCATTCCGTACACGGCAATCCAAAAAGAAACGTCCCATCGCAACGTTTGGTGGGCACAAGAAGAAAGATGGTCAAAAGGGTCGAAGTTAA